A region of the Montipora foliosa isolate CH-2021 chromosome 8, ASM3666993v2, whole genome shotgun sequence genome:
GGGGATCACTTTCTTTTCCGTGATATCACTCCATAGCTGTGTAGACTGAAAAATAATCGAGTCATGTGAGTTACCTGGAAAACCTACGCTGACCCACATGAATCTTGCTCCAGCATCGACAATGGCCATcataacaattgagaaaaagtttttaaagttaTGGTACTCTTTGCAAGCTTCCTCTCCACCAGGTGGGCACTGAATTGGGATGTGGCAACCATCAATTGCTCCCCAACACCAAGGAAATTGCCAAAGCTGGTTCATGTCTACCGTGACTTCTGTAAAATCCTGTTCAGAAGTTGGGAAATGATTTGTCACAGCCTTCTTCCATAAGTTTTTAACGATTGCCTCGCAGACTTCCTTAACAATGACATGGATAGTTGCTAGCCCAACGCCAAACAATTCTGCTATTGTGCACAGGTAATCACCCCTCCCAAGCCGATAAAGACATATTGCTAATCTGCACTCCGGAGAAATTGGCATTTCAGTCAGCTGATCCTTTGTGATATCCTGCCTGATATTCTCTAGTATATAGCAAAACGTTTGGCGCGTCACACGAAAGGTTTTCTTGAATCTTGAATTGTCATAAGTTGACCACACCATTTCCCACCACCCAGCATTTCTCTCACACCTTCGGATACTACGAAAAcgttcctcttcttctcccacTTGTTGCAGTAATAAACATAATAAAGCTAGCAGTCGAAGCCTGAATTTTCGTCTTACTGCTACAAGTGTTGCCATCTGAAAAGACAAATTCCTACGCCTTCACCTCGCCAGAGCAATCTTTAGCGTTACTGCCTCTCTGAACGCTACCATGCTTTTTTGGAAGTTCTCCGCTGATAAAAGTCAATGCAGGCACGAAACGACATCGAAAATTATATTCGACGTCTAAAATGAACTGACATTCAATTTCATCTCCCAGACGAAAAAAATTCATCAATTAAATACGTGTCATTAAATGCAACGTATAAACAGGGCCttaaactcgaatatttgagatgccaataaaagatgctataaaaatagatatgaggaaaatgaactttgagaaattctagtttttcagcagcagctactcaGCTATCATTTGTTAGAAGTGGTTCAGGTTGTTCAGCGATTCCGTAAACAATGACGAAattctctgtcaagctcggctgattccccgaatgtggcagccctaaagttctattcggttttttttggattcgcaacttgttgcttccgaatatattccaaaggacttgccacaactacaaacgtttgcgagttggtggaagaagaacgATGCATTTTCTTCAAGTCTAGAATGATCGGGCCTGTATTAATAACACTATTGCCAAATCCCGTAGGAAGTACAACTGTACTGTCTTCTTTTACTCAAACcattcttcggatgcattctctcagtccgctcttcctttaaaggtttttgaaaaaaaatctgaagatgaagcaacagcagctgtaaacagagcctaaacatcactcgtgttcaaatccttctcggcggccataatttcatcagctgttaacTGATTTACAAGAAGTATTatttgcaattctgtaaccaatTGGAGCGAGGCTCCAAGAGCTCTCTTTTTTTCgcccaatcagagtaaagtccagaaTCTGGCAGatgactcgttaagaaattgtatcagcgTACCTTTTCACACCTGATAGCAGGTTAATCCAGGATATGATGTAAGAACAAGATTGCGTAACGCATGACCTGGCCAAAGGTCAATAGATGTACTCCTTTTTTAGGTGTTAGCGTTTTGAGGTGTAAGCCCAAAGTGCGTTCTAGAAATAGTAGTTCTCGATCTACCTTTAGATGCGAGAAAAGGTTTCATGCATTGATATCGAGTCGCTAGTTGTTTACATTTCATTGCATGGCATGGCATGTTGTAGCTATTCACTCCTCGTTGGTGGACCCTGCGGCCCCAGTTCATTTAACCCCGCGAATGCAGAATGTGTTGCAATCGTCGAGtgtagcaaagatgtctacaaTCACCTCGTGAATTGCAACATCAGCGACGACATTGCAGTGGACAGTGAATCAAAGCTATTACTTACTCGAGCAGGTAGGTGGTTTCCTTTTAGACATTAGAAATCTGCATTTTCATTTCAGGCATTTTTGAGACAGAGGAGTCTCACTTAAAAATCGCAGTGTGCGAACGACATCGAGATTTGTTTGGGACTAGGTGGAGGTGCAATAAGTGGCGGTGTTCGATCCCCACTGCTGCGGGGATCGATGCCCACAGGGGAAAATTCTCAGCCTCAAAGGCTCAATATGGATTGAAAAAGCCGCATTCAGCCTATGTTATGAGCGCCGCGAATATGCTTGTACCAGAAGGCTCGCGTAAGTGTTAAACAATGTTGTTATATTCTGggtaaatttgtttaaatgATTTTCGTTCATGATAAATTACGCAGTTGCTCTAGGGTGCGTAGTTTTACTTGCTCTCTTGTGCATGTGGGAGAGGCTCCCAGTTGACCCAATGGAGAAAGTGGCACAGAACACCGCTGCTCAACCGTACTTTCCTAACAAAACCGTTGCCGCCGTAAAACATGATTTTTGGAGTCTGTTCTCAACTGTTTATTTACTTAGTGCTGCAGACAATCGAGTGCACGAGTGCAAATCGCGAAAAACATGTTCTCATTCCCCCGGCCAACCTGTCACCCCTAAACCCTTGTGCGCGCTGGTAAAAACCCATCTTACGTGGGGAAAAACTACCGTGTAAAGACTAAGTCTTGTTGAGAAAAATAGATTTGGTGTTGTAAGACCTCACTAGCTACGCCTTCGTAGACATTGACACGTCGTAAATAACAAATGATCGGTCCTTTATTATGTTCTTCCGCATGGTTTCCTTATTTTCATGAATCCCGTGTAAGGTGGGTTTTTACGAGCGGGTACGTGGATTTAGGGGTGACAGGTTGGCCGGGGGAACgagaacattttttttgtgGTTTGCGCTCGTGCACTCGCGTGTCTGGAGCACTAAGTATATAAACAGCTGTGAACAGACTCCAAAAATCCTGTTTTACGGCGGCAACGGTTTTCTATTAGGAAAGCACGTTTGAGCAGCGGTGTTCTGTGTCAACTTTCTCGGTCACCCCGGAGCCTCTCCCACATGCACACGAGAGCTAGTAAAACTGCGCACCCTAGAGTAACCGCGTAAACAAATCGCGGATAATTTAACATGAACGAAAATCATTTATACAAATTTACCCAGAATATAACAACAATGTTTAATACTTATGCGAGCCTACTGGTACAAGCATATTCATGGCGCTCA
Encoded here:
- the LOC137968192 gene encoding uncharacterized protein, with translation MATLVAVRRKFRLRLLALLCLLLQQVGEEEERFRSIRRCERNAGWWEMVWSTYDNSRFKKTFRVTRQTFCYILENIRQDITKDQLTEMPISPECRLAICLYRLGRGDYLCTIAELFGVGLATIHVIVKEVCEAIVKNLWKKAVTNHFPTSEQDFTEVTVDMNQLWQFPWCWGAIDGCHIPIQCPPGGEEACKEYHNFKNFFSIVMMAIVDAGARFMWVSVGFPGNSHDSIIFQSTQLWSDITEKKVIPEISQNIQGTDIYPMILGDSAFPFRIWLMKPYSNAVLSAEQHYFNYRLSKARMVSERAFGQLKSRWRVLYRKSSCQPDAVKCIALACVVLHNVCIDISDSLPSQLDLTENPAQHGRRSRKEVRELLMMRNCTMKKDKSHHAEEIRKALLDKFWEEKEEQ